From Acidobacteriota bacterium, a single genomic window includes:
- a CDS encoding VWA domain-containing protein: MRKVAILLLSVALLFTSFPVYSQTVKERKPDEAIKLSTELVALDVQIVDRKTQRVVSGLSQDDFEIYEDGVKQQIGQFSQDKLPLSVVLLLDASSSMWTVLERLRANAVEALQSLKPEDEVAVVVTANETLLVRDFTKEKFLVAEALRELDFKAYGDNGILLHDSVYRAASHLVKAANPADRRVIIVVTDNETIPAHNWRVFQKEQAVSLVLETGVVVCGLVIKHNLPTRAASKILGFPSRLGGGDVHNYAEITGGEVLAAGNDTVGQKLIELIEHLRTRYSLAFVPSNTKRDGKFRRLKIRLAAEREQQLRNAGSKDLVIRTRSGYYAGKK, from the coding sequence TTGCGAAAAGTAGCGATTCTTCTGCTCAGCGTTGCTTTGCTGTTCACATCATTTCCCGTTTATTCACAGACCGTGAAAGAGCGGAAGCCGGACGAGGCGATAAAGCTGAGCACGGAATTGGTTGCTCTGGACGTGCAGATCGTTGACCGGAAAACACAGCGCGTCGTAAGCGGTCTGAGTCAGGATGATTTTGAGATTTATGAGGACGGAGTCAAACAGCAGATCGGGCAGTTCAGTCAGGACAAGCTCCCGCTTTCGGTCGTGCTGCTTCTGGACGCCAGTAGCAGCATGTGGACTGTGCTTGAGAGACTCCGCGCTAACGCCGTCGAAGCCCTGCAGTCGCTGAAGCCGGAGGACGAAGTCGCCGTTGTCGTCACCGCCAACGAAACCTTGCTGGTCAGGGATTTCACGAAAGAGAAATTCCTGGTTGCCGAAGCCTTGAGAGAACTCGATTTCAAAGCGTACGGCGACAACGGCATCCTGCTTCACGATTCGGTCTATCGTGCCGCGAGCCATCTGGTCAAAGCTGCGAACCCTGCCGATCGCCGGGTGATTATCGTGGTCACCGATAATGAAACGATCCCGGCCCACAATTGGAGGGTCTTTCAAAAGGAGCAGGCCGTCTCGCTGGTGCTCGAAACGGGGGTGGTAGTGTGCGGGCTGGTGATAAAGCACAACCTGCCTACTCGGGCCGCCAGCAAGATTCTGGGTTTCCCGTCTCGACTGGGAGGCGGCGATGTTCATAACTACGCTGAGATAACCGGCGGCGAAGTTCTGGCTGCCGGCAATGACACTGTCGGGCAAAAGCTAATCGAGTTGATTGAGCATCTGCGCACTCGATACAGTCTCGCGTTTGTGCCATCGAATACAAAGCGAGACGGCAAGTTTCGCCGCCTCAAAATCAGGCTGGCGGCTGAGAGGGAACAGCAGCTACGTAACGCCGGTTCAAAA
- a CDS encoding TMEM165/GDT1 family protein has product MDWRVMVTTFGVIFLAEMGDKTQLAAMTMAAETKKPWAVFIAASLALVGVSAIGVVVGGTLGHYLPLIWIKRISAIAFIAVGLLILLGKL; this is encoded by the coding sequence ATGGACTGGCGCGTGATGGTTACGACTTTTGGCGTGATCTTCCTGGCGGAGATGGGAGACAAGACTCAATTGGCGGCGATGACGATGGCGGCAGAAACCAAGAAGCCGTGGGCGGTTTTCATAGCAGCGTCGCTGGCTCTGGTAGGAGTTTCAGCCATAGGCGTGGTCGTCGGCGGCACACTCGGGCACTATCTCCCTCTCATCTGGATCAAGCGCATCTCGGCGATTGCGTTCATCGCTGTCGGCCTGTTGATACTACTAGGTAAGCTGTAG